The Miscanthus floridulus cultivar M001 chromosome 7, ASM1932011v1, whole genome shotgun sequence genome includes a region encoding these proteins:
- the LOC136466303 gene encoding uncharacterized protein, which yields MARPGKKARPGGAQGLRCQGGGGGKPPGHGAAWAAGRRVARLGEGRGGGTARRAEGAKAAAALARGQGQAGTGRARPGAWQRGQGGVGRARGSRAREGRQRGVAGGRVRPGGGAARRRRRGRFWRRGACAGRGRRTAGLSQKVPRGNTASGRRGPASGRWRRGRTGRAGVGGQWARDGWQ from the coding sequence ATGGCTAGGCCAGGTAAAAAGGCGCGGCCAGGGGGGGCTCAGGGCCTCCGGTgtcagggcggcggcggcgggaagcCACCGGGGCACGGCGCGGCCTGGGCGGCGGGCAGAAGGGTGGCGCGGCTGGGGGAAGGGCGGGGGGGGGGCACGGCGCGGCGGGCGGAGGGCGCGAaggcagcggcggcgctggcgcgggggCAGGGGCAGGCCGGCACGGGACGCGCGCGGCCGGGCGCGTGGCAGCGAGGGCAAGGCGGCGTGGGGCGAGCGCGCGGCAGTCGGGCGAGAGAGGGCAGGCAGCGCGGGGTCGCGGGCGGGCGGGTGCGGCCGGGCGGCGGTGCGGCCAGGCGGCGGAGGAGAGGACGGTTCTGGCGCAGGGGCGCCTGCGCGGGGCGGGGCAGGCGGACTGCGGGGCTTTCGCAGAAGGTTCCGCGGGGCAACACGGCGAGCGGGCGGCGCGGGCCCGCGAGCGgccggtggcggcgcgggcgaACGGGGCGGGCAGGCGTGGGCGGGCAGTGGGCGCGGGATGGCTGGCAGTGA
- the LOC136464837 gene encoding very-long-chain aldehyde decarbonylase GL1-6-like: protein MASKPGPLSRWPWQDLGNYKYALVAPWAVRSTYRFVTSGSGERDLLAFAVLPVLLLRLLHSQLWITVSRHQTARSRHRIVDKSLDFDQVDRERNWDDQILLTALLFYVVNAAVPAAQSVSWWNYKGLVMAALLHAGPVEFLYYWLHRALHHHFLYARYHSHHHASIVTEPITSVIHPFAEEVVYFTLFAIPLLTMVGTGTASVAVANGYLIYIDFMNYLGHCNFELVPKLLFDGFPPLKYLVYTPSFHSLHHTQFRTNYSLFMPLYDHLYGTADKSSDDLYERALQCREEAPDVVHLTHLTTPASLLRLRLGFASLAAAPAPLASRCTSLLSAPARPLTALLGRTTAFRSEANRLHKLNLETWVVPTYTSQYQSKQGLYAVGRLVEKAVADAEASGARVLTLGLLNQANELNKNGELYVIRKPDLRTKIVDGTSLAAAAVLHMIPRGTADVLLLGDAGGKMAAVLASALSEREIQVQTVDKDLYESLKQELRPETHEHLLLSGWSHCSSKVWLVGDKLTGEEQRRAQAGVHFVPYSQFPPDGVRGDCVYHSTPALVVPDAFENLHACENWLPRRVMSAWRAAGIVHALQGWDDHECGARVTGVDKAWRAALAHGFRPYDRHDAK, encoded by the exons ATGGCCTCAAAGCCTGGACCTCTCAGTCGCTGGCCATGGCAAGATCTTGGAAACTACAAG TACGCGCTGGTGGCTCCATGGGCGGTTCGCAGCACGTACAGGTTCGTGACGAGCGGGAGCGGGGAGCGTGACCTGCTCGCCTTCGCCGTGCTGCCggtgctcctcctccgcctcctccacaGCCAGCTCTGGATCACCGTGTCCCGCCACCAGACGGCCCGGAGCAGGCACCGAATCGTCGACAAGAGCCTCGACTTCGACCAGGTCGACAGGGAGAGGAACTG GGACGACCAGATCCTGCTGACGGCGCTGCTCTTCTACGTGGTGAACGCGGCGGTGCCGGCGGCGCAGTCTGTGTCGTGGTGGAACTACAAGGGGCTGGTAATGGCTGCCCTCCTCCACGCCGGCCCCGTGGAGTTCTTGTACTACTGGCTCCACCGCGCCCTGCACCACCACTTCCTCTACGCCCGGTACCACTCGCACCACCACGCCTCCATCGTCACCGAGCCCATCACAT cGGTGATCCATCCGTTCGCGGAGGAGGTGGTGTACTTCACCCTGTTCGCCATCCCGCTGCTCACCATGGTGGGCACGGGCACCGCCTCCGTGGCCGTGGCCAACGGCTACCTCATCTACATCGACTTCATGAACTACCTCGGCCACTGCAACTTCGAGCTCGTGCCCAAGCTCCTCTTCGACGGCTTCCCTCCCCTCAAATACCTGGTGTACACGCCGTCGTTCCACTCGCTGCACCACACGCAGTTCCGCACCAACTACTCGCTCTTCATGCCGCTCTACGACCACCTCTACGGCACGGCCGACAAGTCCAGCGACGACCTGTACGAGCGCGCGCTGCAATGCCGGGAGGAGGCGCCCGACGTCGTCCACCTCACGCACCTCACCACGCCGGCGtccctcctccgcctccgcctcggcTTCGCGTCCCTCGCCGCCGCGCCGGCGCCGCTCGCGTCCCGCTGCACCAGCCTCCTGTCGGCGCCGGCGCGCCCGCTGACCGCGCTCCTCGGCCGGACCACCGCCTTCAGGTCCGAGGCCAACAGGCTCCACAAGCTCAACCTCGAGACGTGGGTCGTTCCAACATACACCTCTCAG TATCAGTCCAAGCAAGGTCTGTACGCAGTGGGGCGCCTGGTGGAGAAGGCGGTGGCAGACGCCGAGGCAAGTGGCGCCAGAGTGCTCACGCTGGGTCTACTGAACCAG GCAAACGAGCTGAACAAGAACGGCGAGCTCTACGTCATCAGGAAACCTGACCTGAGGACCAAGATCGTCGACGGGACCagcctggccgccgccgccgtgctccaCATGATCCCTCGGGGCACCGCCGACGTGCTCCTCCTCGGAGACGCCGGCGGCAAGATGGCGGCCGTGCTGGCTTCGGCGCTCAGCGAACGCGAGATTCAG GTTCAGACGGTCGACAAGGACCTGTACGAGTCTCTGAAGCAGGAGCTGCGCCCAGAGACGCACGAGCATCTTCTCCTTTCAGGCTGGAGTCACTGCAGCAGCAAGGTGTGGCTCGTCGGCGACAAGCTGACGGGCGAGGAGCAGAGGAGAGCCCAGGCCGGCGTCCACTTCGTGCCATACTCGCAGTTCCCTCCCGACGGCGTCCGCGGCGACTGCGTCTACCACAGCACCCCGGCGCTGGTGGTTCCGGACGCCTTCGAGAACCTCCATGCCTGCGAG AACTGGCTGCCGCGGAGGGTGATGAGCGCGTGGCGCGCGGCGGGCATCGTGCACGCGCTCCAGGGCTGGGACGACCACGAGTGCGGCGCCAGGGTCACCGGCGTCGACAAAGCATGGCGCGCCGCGCTCGCACACGGCTTCCGCCCCTACGACCGCCATGACGCCAAGTGA